The DNA sequence TTTCCGGAACCGGGAAGAAGCCCTGGCCTCAGAAGCATACGGGCCGGGCACGGCACGGTTCGCGGCGTTCGCCGATCTGGGTGAAAGGCGGAATCGCCTGGGGTCCGAAGCCGAGAGATTACAGTTATGAACTGCCGAAAAAGGTGCGCCGTTATGCGCTGGCGCTGGCATTGACCGCCAAGGTTAAGGAGAACGGTATTAAATTAATAGAAGATTTTGAGCTGAATACACCCAAAACCCGGGAACTGGCAGGGATATTTAACCGGCTGGGGTTGAATGATTCGGTACTGCTCCTGGTTCCTCAAGTCTCAGAAAATCTGCGCCGGGCAAGTGGCAATATCCCCTGGCTGGATGTGATGCCAGCAGCCCAGCTTAATACTTATGCGGTTCTTGCCCATAATCAGGTGGTGTTTACTGAAAGCGGGTTGCAGGAATTTATCACCCGAGTTGGTGGTACCGGGACAGAGGAGGCATAAGTGCTGGAGCCGACAAAAGTTGTGCTGGGTGTTGTGGTGACGGAAAAGTCGGAGCGAATGAAGGAAGAGGGTAACAGTTATACCCTTAGGGTGCACCCGAAGGCGAATAAATATCAGATTCGTGCTGCGGTTGAGGCGCTGTTCAATGTTCATGTGACTGAGGTCCGGGTGCTGAATTTTCTGGGAAAGAAGCGGCGGATGGGAATGTTTGAAGGTTATCGACCGGACTGGAAAAAGGCGGTGGTGAAGCTGAAGCCGGGCGAAAAGATTGAGGCACTGGAGCGGTAGTATGGGAATTAAGGCATATCGACCGATAACACCGGGCAGAAGGCATTACACCGTGTCCGATTTTTCCGATATCACCCGGGAGGAGCCATTCAAGCCTTTGTGTGTACCGCTCAAAAAGAAGGGCGGTAGAAATAATCTGGGAAGAATAACCGCCAAATACCGGGGTGGCGGGGAAAAGCGGTTTTACCGGATCATTGATTTCATGCGGGATAAGACTGGTATTCCGGCAAAGGTGGTTTCCGTGGAGTATGACCCGAACCGTTCCGCACGGATTGCCCTGGTATGTTATGCCGATGGTGAATACCGGTACATTCTCTGTCCGGAAGGGCTGAAGGTCGGTGATGAAATCGCCTCCGGCAGTAATCTGCCGATCCGGGCAGGCAATGCGATGCCGTTGTCCGATATTCCGGTCGGAGTGGAGATTCACAATCTGCAGCTCTATCCCCAGAGCAAATCGTTCCTGGTTCGATCTGCCGGTACCGCTGCCCAGATTCTTGCCAAGGAGGAAGGCTGGGCGGTAGTGAAACTGCCATCAGGTGAGATCAGAAAGTTTGATCTGCGCTGCTGGGCAACCATTGGCCGGGTTTCCAATGCCGAGCATAAGGACATTTCCATCGGCAAGGCGGGCAGGTCACGGCATATGGGAATCAGACCCCGGACCCGGGCGGTGGCAATGAATCCGGTTGACCATCCGATGGGCGGTGGCGAAGGTAAGAGTTCGGGCGGACGGCATCCCTGTTCAGAAAAGGGTATTATTGCCAAGGGTTACAAGACCCGCAACCCGAAGAAGAAGTCAAGTAAGCTGATCATCCGCAGGAGGAAGTAGGATGGGCAGGTCAATCCGCAAGGGTCCGTATATTGATGAGAAGCTTTTCCGCCGGATTAAGGAGATGATGGAGAAGGGTGAGCGGCGGGTGATCAAGACCTATGCCCGGCGGAGCGTAATTCCGCCGGAATTTGTCGGACAGACGATTGCAATTCACAACGGTAACCGGTTTGTCCCGGTTTACATTACTGAACGGATGGTGGGACACCGGCTGGGTGAGTTTGCACCTACCAGAACTTTCCGTGCCCATTCCGGACAACGCAAGGAAAAGTCAGCTGAGGAGAAACGGGAGCATTAAGGCATGGATGCGGTTGCCAGAAGCCGGTTTCAACGGGGTTCGGCAAAGAAGTTGAACCGGATTGCCGAGTTGATCAGAAATAAGGATGTGCCGAGCGCTCTTGCGATCATGGCTTTCCTGCCCAAACCTTCGAAGCGGCCGATTCTCAAGACGCTGCGTTCGGCGGTTGCCAATGCAATTAACCAGGCGGGCAAGGCAAAACTCAAGGAGGAGGATCTGGTGGTTAAGGAGGTCCGGGTGGATACGGGACCGAATGTGCTGAAACGGTTGATGCCCGGACCACGGGGAACCGCTTCGATTTTTGTCCGACGGATGTGCCATGTTTATGTGAGAGTGGGAACGAGAGAGGAGCAGGCTTAACTATGGGGCAGAAGACGCATCCCTTGGGATTCAGACTGGGTATTACCAAGGACTGGAAGTCGGTCTGGTTTGAGCACAAGTATTACCGGGATTTCCTGCTTGAAGATCTGAAGATCCGGCGTTATATTGAGACAAAGCTTGCCGAAGCGATGATCGCCGACATCGCGATCAAGCGCGTGGGCAGTCGGATGACGATTACGATTCTCACCGCCCGTCCCGGAATGGTTTTCGGACCGAAGCGTCAGAATCTGGATGCGTTGCGGGATGAGATCCGGAAGCTGACCGGTGGTAACAAGGAGATTACACTGCTGGTTGAGGTGGTCAGAGTTCCCGAGCTGGAGGCAAAGCTGGTCGCGCAGAGTATCGCCCGTCAGCTGGAGCAGCGGGTGGCGCATCGCCGGGCAATGAAGCGGGCGGTGATGCAGGCGATGCGGCTGGGCGCGCTGGGAATCAAGGTCATGGTCGGTGGCCGGCTCGGCGGCGCCGAGATCGCGCGCAGTGAGTGGTATCGTGAGGGCAGAGTGCCGCTGCAGACATTGACCGCCGATATTGATTATGCAATTGATGTTGCCAAGACGATCGCCGGTACCTGCGGCGTCAAGGTCTGGATTTACAAGGGTGATATTACACCTCAGCGGAGGAGCTGATCTATGCTGATGCCGAAAAGGGTCAAGTACCGCAAGGCGATGCGGGGCAGAATGAAGGGTAAGGCGACGAGTGCGAACCGGGTTGATTTTGGGGAGTTCGGACTGGTGGCGCTGGAGCCTTCCTGGATCACCGCCCGGCAGATTGAGGCGGCACGCTTGTGCATGACCAAGTTTCTCAAGCGGGCGGGCAAGATGTGGATTCGTATCTTTCCGGATAAACCGGTGACCAAGAAGCCGGCAGAGTCCCGAATGGGGAAGGGCAAGGGGACACCGGAAGAGTGGGTGAGTGTCGTCAAGCCAGGAAGAGTACTGTTTGAAATTGGCGGTCTGCCCCGTGAGGAGGCACTGACCGCACTGCGACTTGCCGCCAGCAAGATGCCCTGCCGGACCAAGCTGATTGAACGCGAGGAGTTTACCTATGAAGGCTTCTGAGCTCCGGGAACTGGGCAGGGAAGGAATCAAGCGCCGGCTGGCTGAACTGGAGGATGAGCTGTTGAAGCTGAAGCTGCGCCGGGCAACTGAGGAACTGCCCAACCCGCTGCGGTTGCGGGTGCTGCGCCGCGAGATTGCCCGCTGTCACACCGTGCTCCGGGAGCTGGAATTAAAGGAAAGTGAGGGCAGGAATGCGTAGTCTGCGGCGAACGGTAGTGGGTACTGTGGTTTCGGCAAAAATGCAGAAGACGGTGGTGGTGCAGACCGAAAGGCTGGTCCAGCATCCGAAGTATAAGAAGTATGTCCGGCGCCGGACCAAACTTTATGCCCACGATGAACGGGCGGAATGCCGCGAGGGCGACCGGGTATTGTTGATGGAGACCAGACCGTTGTCCAAACTCAAACGCTGGCGGGTGGTGAAGAAATTATGATTCAGGAGTATTCAAGACTTAAGGTTGCGGATAATTCCGGTGCCCGGGTGGCAATGGTGATTAAAATCTATGGCGGCTCCAAGCGGAAGTTCGGCTGGCTTGGAGATACGGTGCTCGTTACAGTCAAGGATGCACTGCCGAACGGTCCGATCAAGCCCGGCGATAAGTCTAAGGCGGTGGTCATCCGGACGCGCAAGGAATGGCGCCGGGCTGACGGTACTTATATCCGGTTTGATGATAATGCCTGTGTGCTGATTGATGACAAGGGTGAACCCAAGGGGACGCGCGTGTTCGGACCGGTCGCGCGCGAACTGCGGGAGAGGCAGTTTACCAAGATCATTTCACTGGCAACCGAGGTGGTTTGATGCAGCTGCGCAAGGGTGATGTGGTGGAAGTGATTTCCGGTGAGGAGAAGGGACGCCGGGGCAAGGTGCTGCGGATTGAGTGGCATGAAAAGTCAAAGAGTTACCGGGCGATCGTTGAAGGGGTGAACCTGGCAAAGAAACATCAGCGCACCCGGGGTCCGGATAAGCCGGGCGGGATTGTGGATCTGCCGAATCCGATCGATGTATCCAATCTCGTGCTCATCTGTCCGAAGTGCGGGAAAAAGGCAAAGGTGCGACGCGAGGAGCATGAAGGCCGGCGGGTCCGGGTCTGCCGGGAGTGCGAAGAGATTATTGATGTATGAGCGCAAGATTAAAGGAACATTATCTTAACAAGGTCGTGCCCGCCCTGATCAGCCGGTTTGGTTATAAAAACCGGCATCAGGTGCCGAAGCTGGAGAAGGTGGTAATCAATGTTACGACTAAAGAGGCGGTGAATGACTCCAAGGTGCTGGATGTAATTGCCGAGGACTTGGCGCTAATCACCGGACAGAAACCGGTGCGGACTTATGCCAAGCGGGCGATCTCCGCATTCCGTATCCGCGAGGGAATGCCGCTGGGAGTGAAGGTTACGCTGCGCGGTGAGCGGATGTATGAGTTCATTGACCGGTTTTTCAATCTTGCTGCCCCCAAGATCCGGGACTTTCGCGGTTTTCCGACCGATTCATTTGACGGCCGGGGCGGGTACAGTATCGGTCTCAATGAGCAGGTGATTTTCCCGGAGATTGAGGTTGCCAAGGTAAAGAAGATTTTCGGTATGACGATAACCTTCCAGACAACGGCAAAACATGATGACGAGGCGCGGGCACTGCTTGAAGAGTTAGGCATGCCTTTTGCAAAAAGGAAGTGATATGGCAAGAAAATGTCTGATTGTAAAATCACAGCGTGAGCCGAAATTTCCGGTGCGCAAGCACAACCGGTGTCAGATCTGCTTCAGACCCAGGGCATATTATCGGAAGTTCGGACTCTGCCGGCTGTGCTTCCGGGAACTGGCACTGCGCGGTGAGATACCGGGCGTGCGCAAGGCGACCTGGTAAGGAGGAATGAGTTGGATACGATTGCCGATTTTCTGACGATGCTCCGGAACGCACTTGCTGCCCGGCACAAGGAAGTTACCGTCAAGTTTACCCGGATGCGTTATGAGCTTGCCCGGGTTCTGCTGGAAGAAGGGTTCATCAGCAACTTCCGGGTAGATGGCGAAGGGATCAGGAGACAGCTGATCATCAGTCTCAAGTATCTTGATGATGGCACACCGGTGATCAGAGGGCTGGAGCGTGTTTCCAAACCGGGACGCCGGATTTATGTCGGCTGGGATGAAGTACCGCGGGTGATGGGAGGACTGGGAATTGCGATTCTGACCACCCCCACTGGAATTGTTACTGACCGGGAGGCAAGGAACCGCCGGGTCGGTGGCGAATTAATATGCAAGGTGTGGTAAGATGGCTAAGAGTTACCGTCCATTGAGTATCCCTTCCGGGGTGGAGATTAGAATCAGCCCGGAGCTGGTGCAGGTAAAAGGCAAGCTGGGTACGCTGGAACTCAGGGTGCCGCGCGGGGTGCAAGTTAAACAGACCGACAGCAGCATCGTGGTCGAGGGTGAATCTGGAGTGGAACGGGCACTCGTGGGCACAACCCGGGCACTGCTGCGAAATATGTTTGCCGGCGTTACCAGTGGTTATAAGAAGATTGTCGAACTGCGGGGAATGGGGTATCGAGTGCAGAAGACGAAGGCCGGGCTTCAGATTAATTGCGGATTTTCACATCCGGTTGATTTTCCCATACC is a window from the candidate division WOR-3 bacterium genome containing:
- a CDS encoding 50S ribosomal protein L23, yielding MLEPTKVVLGVVVTEKSERMKEEGNSYTLRVHPKANKYQIRAAVEALFNVHVTEVRVLNFLGKKRRMGMFEGYRPDWKKAVVKLKPGEKIEALER
- the rplN gene encoding 50S ribosomal protein L14, which codes for MIQEYSRLKVADNSGARVAMVIKIYGGSKRKFGWLGDTVLVTVKDALPNGPIKPGDKSKAVVIRTRKEWRRADGTYIRFDDNACVLIDDKGEPKGTRVFGPVARELRERQFTKIISLATEVV
- the rplB gene encoding 50S ribosomal protein L2; its protein translation is MGIKAYRPITPGRRHYTVSDFSDITREEPFKPLCVPLKKKGGRNNLGRITAKYRGGGEKRFYRIIDFMRDKTGIPAKVVSVEYDPNRSARIALVCYADGEYRYILCPEGLKVGDEIASGSNLPIRAGNAMPLSDIPVGVEIHNLQLYPQSKSFLVRSAGTAAQILAKEEGWAVVKLPSGEIRKFDLRCWATIGRVSNAEHKDISIGKAGRSRHMGIRPRTRAVAMNPVDHPMGGGEGKSSGGRHPCSEKGIIAKGYKTRNPKKKSSKLIIRRRK
- the rplP gene encoding 50S ribosomal protein L16, with protein sequence MLMPKRVKYRKAMRGRMKGKATSANRVDFGEFGLVALEPSWITARQIEAARLCMTKFLKRAGKMWIRIFPDKPVTKKPAESRMGKGKGTPEEWVSVVKPGRVLFEIGGLPREEALTALRLAASKMPCRTKLIEREEFTYEGF
- the rplD gene encoding 50S ribosomal protein L4 — encoded protein: MDVLKITGEVKGQIELPEQWFNREGPKSLLWEAVRCYLANQRQGTAKTKTRAEVSGTGKKPWPQKHTGRARHGSRRSPIWVKGGIAWGPKPRDYSYELPKKVRRYALALALTAKVKENGIKLIEDFELNTPKTRELAGIFNRLGLNDSVLLLVPQVSENLRRASGNIPWLDVMPAAQLNTYAVLAHNQVVFTESGLQEFITRVGGTGTEEA
- the rpsS gene encoding 30S ribosomal protein S19 — encoded protein: MGRSIRKGPYIDEKLFRRIKEMMEKGERRVIKTYARRSVIPPEFVGQTIAIHNGNRFVPVYITERMVGHRLGEFAPTRTFRAHSGQRKEKSAEEKREH
- the rpsC gene encoding 30S ribosomal protein S3, which encodes MGQKTHPLGFRLGITKDWKSVWFEHKYYRDFLLEDLKIRRYIETKLAEAMIADIAIKRVGSRMTITILTARPGMVFGPKRQNLDALRDEIRKLTGGNKEITLLVEVVRVPELEAKLVAQSIARQLEQRVAHRRAMKRAVMQAMRLGALGIKVMVGGRLGGAEIARSEWYREGRVPLQTLTADIDYAIDVAKTIAGTCGVKVWIYKGDITPQRRS
- the rpsQ gene encoding 30S ribosomal protein S17, with protein sequence MRSLRRTVVGTVVSAKMQKTVVVQTERLVQHPKYKKYVRRRTKLYAHDERAECREGDRVLLMETRPLSKLKRWRVVKKL
- the rplF gene encoding 50S ribosomal protein L6 gives rise to the protein MAKSYRPLSIPSGVEIRISPELVQVKGKLGTLELRVPRGVQVKQTDSSIVVEGESGVERALVGTTRALLRNMFAGVTSGYKKIVELRGMGYRVQKTKAGLQINCGFSHPVDFPIPAGITVEINQVPNPDDTKEQMFEIIISGIDKQVVGDVAARIRAIKPADPYHGKGFRYRGERVRKKAGKRAVGAQA
- a CDS encoding type Z 30S ribosomal protein S14, giving the protein MARKCLIVKSQREPKFPVRKHNRCQICFRPRAYYRKFGLCRLCFRELALRGEIPGVRKATW
- the rplE gene encoding 50S ribosomal protein L5: MSARLKEHYLNKVVPALISRFGYKNRHQVPKLEKVVINVTTKEAVNDSKVLDVIAEDLALITGQKPVRTYAKRAISAFRIREGMPLGVKVTLRGERMYEFIDRFFNLAAPKIRDFRGFPTDSFDGRGGYSIGLNEQVIFPEIEVAKVKKIFGMTITFQTTAKHDDEARALLEELGMPFAKRK
- the rplV gene encoding 50S ribosomal protein L22, producing the protein MDAVARSRFQRGSAKKLNRIAELIRNKDVPSALAIMAFLPKPSKRPILKTLRSAVANAINQAGKAKLKEEDLVVKEVRVDTGPNVLKRLMPGPRGTASIFVRRMCHVYVRVGTREEQA
- the rpsH gene encoding 30S ribosomal protein S8 — its product is MDTIADFLTMLRNALAARHKEVTVKFTRMRYELARVLLEEGFISNFRVDGEGIRRQLIISLKYLDDGTPVIRGLERVSKPGRRIYVGWDEVPRVMGGLGIAILTTPTGIVTDREARNRRVGGELICKVW
- the rplX gene encoding 50S ribosomal protein L24, which produces MQLRKGDVVEVISGEEKGRRGKVLRIEWHEKSKSYRAIVEGVNLAKKHQRTRGPDKPGGIVDLPNPIDVSNLVLICPKCGKKAKVRREEHEGRRVRVCRECEEIIDV
- the rpmC gene encoding 50S ribosomal protein L29 — protein: MKASELRELGREGIKRRLAELEDELLKLKLRRATEELPNPLRLRVLRREIARCHTVLRELELKESEGRNA